One region of Lagopus muta isolate bLagMut1 chromosome 13, bLagMut1 primary, whole genome shotgun sequence genomic DNA includes:
- the LOC125699860 gene encoding nuclear cap-binding protein subunit 2 has translation MSGLLHTTLSGLNSDSYCEISRYRDQHFRGSKKLQEKFLKISSTLYVGNLSFYTTEEQIQELFSKCGDVKRIVMGLDKIKKTPCGFCFVEYYTRADAEHAMRFINGTRLDDRIVRTDWDAGFKEGRQYGRGKTGGQVRDEYRTDYDVGRGGFGKIIQMQKANQQPAVY, from the exons ATGTCGGGGCTGCTTCACACCACGCTAAGCGGGCTCAACAGCGACTCCTACTGCGAGATCAGCCGTTACCGAGACCAGCACTTCCGG GGGAGCAAAAAGCTGCAGGAGAAGTTCCTGAAGATCTCCTCCACGCTGTACGTGGGCAACCTGTCCTTCTACACCACCGAAGAGCAGATCCAGGAGCTGTTCTCCAAGTGCGGCGATGTCAAGAGGATCGTCATGGGGCTGGACAAGATCAAGAAAACACCCTGCGGCTTCTGCTTTGTGGA ATATTACACGAGAGCAGATGCTGAACACGCAATGCGATTTATCAATGGCACGCGGCTCGACGATCGCATCGTTCGGACAGACTGGGATGCAGGATTCAAGGAGGGACGGCAGTATGGAAGAGGAAAGACTGGTGGGCAG GTGCGAGATGAATACCGGACAGACTACGATGTGGGAAGAGGCGGTTTTGGCAAGATTATACAGATGCAGAAGGCAAATCAACAGCCTGCAGTCTATTAA